A region from the Dysidea avara chromosome 15, odDysAvar1.4, whole genome shotgun sequence genome encodes:
- the LOC136245628 gene encoding uncharacterized protein isoform X1 has product MMNSKKNIKWFTNVASIFPSLTCQIMDRTPTSLVQLKRCVAFRIADRWHDIGIQLKFGVEELDQIDKNNQSPKVEECCKAMLYSWKRRTTGVMAKELIDAIEEAGNAAYASQLTQVNQERLLDLTFLESDVVPRIATEWFDVGLYLDIPEYDLSNIKHLSNPCGSKCIDMLGRWLRRNPNHPDNFFRPTWRNMYNAMIAIDYVRPAEELKEDLMNLNGI; this is encoded by the exons ATGATGAATAGCAAAAAGAACATCAAATGGTTTACCAATGTTGCCAGTATATTTCCCAGCCTTACTT GCCAGATTATGGACAGGACTCCAACAAGCCTGGTTCAACTAAAACGATGCGTTGCTTTTAGGATTGCAGATCGGTGGCATGATATTGGCATTCAGTTAAAGTTTGGAGTTGAGGAGTTGGACCAAATTGATAAAAATAATCAGTCTCCAAAAGTTGAGGAGTGTTGTAAGGCAATGCTGTACTCATGGAAGAGAAGAACTACGGGAGTCATGGCTAAAGAATTGATCGATGCTATTGAAGAGGCTGGAAACGCTGCTTATGCTTCACAGTTAACACAAG TAAATCAAGAAAGATTGTTGGATCTCACATTTCTTGAGAGTGATGTTGTGCCTAGGATAGCTACTGAGTGGTTCGACGTTGGCCTCTATCTTGATATTCCAGAGTATGATCTAAGCAATATCAAACACCTTAGTAATCCATGTGGCAGCAAGTGTATTGACATGTTAGGTAGATGGTTAAGAAGGAACCCCAATCACCCTGATAATTTTTTTCGTCCAACGTGGAGAAACATGTATAATGCTATGATAGCTATAGACTATGTAAGACCAGCAGAAGAATTGAAGGAGGACTTGATGAACTTGAATGGCATTTAA
- the LOC136245456 gene encoding uncharacterized protein isoform X3 gives MAGLQKDFAKQIMDRTPTDLLQLKRCVAFRIADRWHDIGIQLKFEVEELDQIDKNYQPPHVEECCKAMLYLWKTRTTRIRASKLIKAIEEAGNAAYASKLRQVNQGRLLDLTFLESDVVPRIATDWFDVGLYLDIPGHDLSNIRQLSNPCGSKCIDMLGRWLKRNPNHPDKFFRPTWRNMYNAMIAIDYVRPAEELKEDLMSLNSI, from the exons ATGGCCGGTCTTCAGAAAG ATTTTGCAAAACAGATTATGGACAGGACTCCAACAGATCTACTCCAACTAAAAAGATGTGTTGCTTTTAGGATTGCAGATCGGTGGCATGATATTGGCATTCAGTTAAAGTTTGAGGTGGAAGAGTTGGACCAAATTGATAAAAATTATCAGCCTCCACATGTTGAAGAGTGCTGTAAGGCAATGCTGTACTTGTGGAAAACGAGAACTACAAGAATCAGAGCTAGTAAATTGATTAAAGCTATTGAAGAGGCTGGAAATGCTGCTTATGCTTCAAAACTACGACAAG TAAATCAAGGAAGATTGTTGGATCTCACTTTTCTCGAGAGTGATGTTGTGCCTAGGATAGCTACTGATTGGTTCGACGTTGGCCTCTATCTTGATATTCCAGGGCATGATCTAAGCAATATCAGACAACTCAGTAATCCATGTGGCAGCAAGTGTATTGACATGTTAGGTAGATGGTTGAAAAGGAACCCCAATCACCCTGATAAATTTTTTCGTCCAACTTGGAGAAACATGTATAATGCTATGATAGCTATAGACTATGTAAGACCAGCAGAAGAACTGAAGGAGGACTTGATGAGCTTGAATAGCATTTAA
- the LOC136245456 gene encoding uncharacterized protein isoform X2, with the protein MGTREVHDTCSSYDFAKQIMDRTPTDLLQLKRCVAFRIADRWHDIGIQLKFEVEELDQIDKNYQPPHVEECCKAMLYLWKTRTTRIRASKLIKAIEEAGNAAYASKLRQVNQGRLLDLTFLESDVVPRIATDWFDVGLYLDIPGHDLSNIRQLSNPCGSKCIDMLGRWLKRNPNHPDKFFRPTWRNMYNAMIAIDYVRPAEELKEDLMSLNSI; encoded by the exons ATGGGGACAAGGGAAGTTCATGACACATGTAGCTCCTATG ATTTTGCAAAACAGATTATGGACAGGACTCCAACAGATCTACTCCAACTAAAAAGATGTGTTGCTTTTAGGATTGCAGATCGGTGGCATGATATTGGCATTCAGTTAAAGTTTGAGGTGGAAGAGTTGGACCAAATTGATAAAAATTATCAGCCTCCACATGTTGAAGAGTGCTGTAAGGCAATGCTGTACTTGTGGAAAACGAGAACTACAAGAATCAGAGCTAGTAAATTGATTAAAGCTATTGAAGAGGCTGGAAATGCTGCTTATGCTTCAAAACTACGACAAG TAAATCAAGGAAGATTGTTGGATCTCACTTTTCTCGAGAGTGATGTTGTGCCTAGGATAGCTACTGATTGGTTCGACGTTGGCCTCTATCTTGATATTCCAGGGCATGATCTAAGCAATATCAGACAACTCAGTAATCCATGTGGCAGCAAGTGTATTGACATGTTAGGTAGATGGTTGAAAAGGAACCCCAATCACCCTGATAAATTTTTTCGTCCAACTTGGAGAAACATGTATAATGCTATGATAGCTATAGACTATGTAAGACCAGCAGAAGAACTGAAGGAGGACTTGATGAGCTTGAATAGCATTTAA
- the LOC136245456 gene encoding uncharacterized protein isoform X1, with translation MYSVDRRFFRVVFAVSYIIQRCRMAGLQKDFAKQIMDRTPTDLLQLKRCVAFRIADRWHDIGIQLKFEVEELDQIDKNYQPPHVEECCKAMLYLWKTRTTRIRASKLIKAIEEAGNAAYASKLRQVNQGRLLDLTFLESDVVPRIATDWFDVGLYLDIPGHDLSNIRQLSNPCGSKCIDMLGRWLKRNPNHPDKFFRPTWRNMYNAMIAIDYVRPAEELKEDLMSLNSI, from the exons AT GTACAGCGTTGACCGACGTTTTTTTCGCGTTGTGTTCGCTGTATCATACATAATTCAACGGTGTAGGATGGCCGGTCTTCAGAAAG ATTTTGCAAAACAGATTATGGACAGGACTCCAACAGATCTACTCCAACTAAAAAGATGTGTTGCTTTTAGGATTGCAGATCGGTGGCATGATATTGGCATTCAGTTAAAGTTTGAGGTGGAAGAGTTGGACCAAATTGATAAAAATTATCAGCCTCCACATGTTGAAGAGTGCTGTAAGGCAATGCTGTACTTGTGGAAAACGAGAACTACAAGAATCAGAGCTAGTAAATTGATTAAAGCTATTGAAGAGGCTGGAAATGCTGCTTATGCTTCAAAACTACGACAAG TAAATCAAGGAAGATTGTTGGATCTCACTTTTCTCGAGAGTGATGTTGTGCCTAGGATAGCTACTGATTGGTTCGACGTTGGCCTCTATCTTGATATTCCAGGGCATGATCTAAGCAATATCAGACAACTCAGTAATCCATGTGGCAGCAAGTGTATTGACATGTTAGGTAGATGGTTGAAAAGGAACCCCAATCACCCTGATAAATTTTTTCGTCCAACTTGGAGAAACATGTATAATGCTATGATAGCTATAGACTATGTAAGACCAGCAGAAGAACTGAAGGAGGACTTGATGAGCTTGAATAGCATTTAA
- the LOC136245628 gene encoding uncharacterized protein isoform X4 gives MDRSCQIMDRTPTSLVQLKRCVAFRIADRWHDIGIQLKFGVEELDQIDKNNQSPKVEECCKAMLYSWKRRTTGVMAKELIDAIEEAGNAAYASQLTQVNQERLLDLTFLESDVVPRIATEWFDVGLYLDIPEYDLSNIKHLSNPCGSKCIDMLGRWLRRNPNHPDNFFRPTWRNMYNAMIAIDYVRPAEELKEDLMNLNGI, from the exons GCCAGATTATGGACAGGACTCCAACAAGCCTGGTTCAACTAAAACGATGCGTTGCTTTTAGGATTGCAGATCGGTGGCATGATATTGGCATTCAGTTAAAGTTTGGAGTTGAGGAGTTGGACCAAATTGATAAAAATAATCAGTCTCCAAAAGTTGAGGAGTGTTGTAAGGCAATGCTGTACTCATGGAAGAGAAGAACTACGGGAGTCATGGCTAAAGAATTGATCGATGCTATTGAAGAGGCTGGAAACGCTGCTTATGCTTCACAGTTAACACAAG TAAATCAAGAAAGATTGTTGGATCTCACATTTCTTGAGAGTGATGTTGTGCCTAGGATAGCTACTGAGTGGTTCGACGTTGGCCTCTATCTTGATATTCCAGAGTATGATCTAAGCAATATCAAACACCTTAGTAATCCATGTGGCAGCAAGTGTATTGACATGTTAGGTAGATGGTTAAGAAGGAACCCCAATCACCCTGATAATTTTTTTCGTCCAACGTGGAGAAACATGTATAATGCTATGATAGCTATAGACTATGTAAGACCAGCAGAAGAATTGAAGGAGGACTTGATGAACTTGAATGGCATTTAA
- the LOC136245456 gene encoding uncharacterized protein isoform X4, translating into MDRTPTDLLQLKRCVAFRIADRWHDIGIQLKFEVEELDQIDKNYQPPHVEECCKAMLYLWKTRTTRIRASKLIKAIEEAGNAAYASKLRQVNQGRLLDLTFLESDVVPRIATDWFDVGLYLDIPGHDLSNIRQLSNPCGSKCIDMLGRWLKRNPNHPDKFFRPTWRNMYNAMIAIDYVRPAEELKEDLMSLNSI; encoded by the exons ATGGACAGGACTCCAACAGATCTACTCCAACTAAAAAGATGTGTTGCTTTTAGGATTGCAGATCGGTGGCATGATATTGGCATTCAGTTAAAGTTTGAGGTGGAAGAGTTGGACCAAATTGATAAAAATTATCAGCCTCCACATGTTGAAGAGTGCTGTAAGGCAATGCTGTACTTGTGGAAAACGAGAACTACAAGAATCAGAGCTAGTAAATTGATTAAAGCTATTGAAGAGGCTGGAAATGCTGCTTATGCTTCAAAACTACGACAAG TAAATCAAGGAAGATTGTTGGATCTCACTTTTCTCGAGAGTGATGTTGTGCCTAGGATAGCTACTGATTGGTTCGACGTTGGCCTCTATCTTGATATTCCAGGGCATGATCTAAGCAATATCAGACAACTCAGTAATCCATGTGGCAGCAAGTGTATTGACATGTTAGGTAGATGGTTGAAAAGGAACCCCAATCACCCTGATAAATTTTTTCGTCCAACTTGGAGAAACATGTATAATGCTATGATAGCTATAGACTATGTAAGACCAGCAGAAGAACTGAAGGAGGACTTGATGAGCTTGAATAGCATTTAA
- the LOC136245467 gene encoding uncharacterized protein: MKSMTKTRRSLICVHFLIAIATVGGITVTPFDDITQGNCSGKLDYFLCTCLSTNTTIDIHLSPGHYHFTQQSCELSDKIGVTITGSDVVIECNGSGFNIVFMNTTNIKISNITMKGCGGVFSNSVGHTLDQALPYAYFGSGSRFVLMFIKSSDITISDLTMIDSLGYGILSWSSWGKLELSHVQIENTTFENDPKCLSYNYNNDVADFSCSGSGIFLMFLHNRNCSVNIDGCMFTNNKNAMPLKQHQIFSTVVSTAYYVERVPLIGAGCITIYNLQNVSSVTTNITDTMFYNNNGSYSATVAITTVYSISGNTSFENCTFLDNNRISHRMFDEQQSTFYRRGGIVFLYLLVRDGISVPVMPIAKSTELVMLTILHCRFEKLGGNRGASLYIEKISPDYVTIAIRIKESTFVGNEADIGSAIYARQNEFRVSLPSDVSGGVQLYLVNVNATDNTLTLPDSVINFSSGHRMRGVFTLERCRVSVDCNQQCSFTGNQPSVFYGRDSGIVISGNAIFEHNIAIYGGAFRLLDTVLYIYTGSELLFQHNFAVRAGGAIDVYFSNTNVQLEDICPIQFIGSSNNSQTIFSLEQIDQLDVNVSFFNNSAVTPSSLQSIFADVFYVCSWYPDTLTQIVLGRQAPVVNGRRESVYRSIFHFYPAGTTDNHLNIQAYLACACDNGLQYNTTTCLTNQPVVRDEHVVPGRSFNISVITLDVSGSVGKANRLFSQVYCYHQTDGLLALAKNQYSRPLTVVNNTCADVEFTVYLTSPTIPPNGTLEISLTERQHSSTVYFHLDNCSMGFHLRHIGGSDTFGCVCDDFFTTKELQGKFQCDASTGNITRLSEQSWLSVYDGDLEYVKICSPTYCHDRLLSFDVSEADVLCTNHHSGRACGGCVDDFSRVFGSDTCKKCNNIWLITILLYVVLGLVLIFLLFLLKLTVALGLINGLIFFCNVMSINEQLFFNAEISKYSFLRMFISLINLDLGIEICFYDGMSQLAKTGLQFVFPIYLWLLIVTIIYIGKHNVCNKNLSSRSPISVLSTLILLSYLKILRTTVSVFSFDEVSSSTGDSIHVWLPDPNVKYLTGVHIVLFVIAFLFLLFFILPFVICFIFPRLVLRSKRLSYFFPMLDCFLAPYKHKYRFWFGLRALVLLYLSAMEAVIFSSREALLLSSIAVVGFFALLQAYVHPFKDKLVDAIDLIFMGVFLLLAAVTLYLYPSENGFEEVNIAVTVLGYVGFILFLVVIAYHVYHKTRHAKWNVYLTEYFQKRVNKQYKRHSIISLSGSLGNDSTYHSDHRYSEINTIPKSARFQESFLEEM, from the coding sequence ATGAAAAGCATGACAAAGACACGAAGATCACTGATTTGTGTACACTTTCTTATTGCCATTGCTACTGTTGGTGGTATCACAGTTACACCATTTGATGATATAACACAAGGAAATTGTTCAGGAAAGTTGGACTATTTCTTGTGTACTTGTCTATCAACTAACACCACAATAGACATCCACCTGTCACCTGGTCATTATCACTTCACACAACAATCATGTGAACTATCAGATAAGATTGGAGTAACAATAACTGGTAGTGATGTAGTGATTGAGTGTAATGGTAGTGGCTTTAACATTGTCTTCATGAACACTACTAATATTAAGATTAGTAATATAACAATGAAGGGATGTGGAGGAGTGTTCAGTAATTCTGTCGGTCACACCTTAGACCAAGCATTGCCTTATGCTTACTTCGGAAGTGGATCAAGATTTGTGCTGATGTTTATTAAGTCAAGTGATATAACTATTAGTGACTTGACTATGATTGACAGTCTCGGTTATGGTATTCTCAGTTGGAGTTCGTGGGGAAAACTAGAACTATCACATGTACAAATTGAAAACACAACTTTTGAAAATGATCCTAAGTGTCTGAGTTATAACTACAACAATGATGTCGCTGATTTCTCATGTTCTGGCAGTGGAATATTTCTGATGTTCTTACACAATAGAAATTGCTCTGTAAATATAGATGGATGTATGTTTACCAACAACAAGAACGCCATGCCATTAAAGCAACACCAAATATTTTCAACTGTTGTATCTACTGCTTACTATGTCGAACGTGTTCCATTGATTGGTGCTGGTTGTATTACAATATACAATTTACAGAATGTATCTAGTGTTACTACAAACATAACTGATACAATGTTTTACAATAACAATGGGTCCTATTCAGCCACAGTGGCCATTACAACTGTGTACAGTATCTCAGGCAACACCAGCTTTGAAAATTGTACATTTTTGGACAATAATCGGATATCTCATAGAATGTTTGATGAACAGCAATCAACATTTTACCGAAGAGGTGGTATTGTATTTTTGTACTTGTTAGTGCGAGACGGGATTTCTGTACCAGTCATGCCTATTGCTAAGTCCACCGAGTTAGTCATGCTTACAATACTGCACTGCAGATTTGAGAAGTTAGGAGGTAACAGAGGTGCATCCTTGTACATTGAAAAGATCTCTCCTGATTATGTTACAATAGCAATAAGAATCAAAGAGAGTACATTTGTAGGCAACGAAGCTGATATAGGATCAGCTATATATGCCAGACAAAATGAGTTCCGTGTATCATTACCCTCTGATGTCAGTGGTGGAGTTCAGCTGTACTTAGTTAATGTTAATGCCACTGATAATACACTTACATTACCAGACAGTGTTATTAATTTTTCTTCTGGTCATCGCATGAGAGGAGTATTTACATTAGAACGTTGTCGAGTTTCTGTTGACTGCAATCAACAATGTAGTTTTACTGGTAATCAACCATCAGTGTTTTATGGACGTGATTCAGGAATAGTGATATCAGGGAATGCAATATTTGAACACAACATAGCAATATATGGTGGAGCATTCCGGTTACTAGATACTGTTTTGTACATCTACACTGGATCAGAGCTGTTGTTTCAGCACAACTTTGCTGTTAGGGCTGGTGGAGCTATAGATGTATACTTTTCAAATACTAATGTTCAGTTGGAGGATATCTGTCCAATCCAGTTTATCGGATCTAGTAATAACAGTCAGACAATATTTTCACTAGAGCAGATTGATCAACTTGATGTGAACGTTTCCTTTTTCAACAACTCAGCTGTGACACCTTCTTCTTTGCAATCCATCTTTGCTGATGTGTTTTATGTTTGCTCATGGTATCCTGACACACTAACTCAAATTGTATTAGGCCGACAAGCACCTGTTGTTAATGGAAGGCGTGAGTCTGTGTATCGTAGTATCTTTCATTTCTATCCAGCTGGTACCACCGATAACCATTTGAATATTCAGGCATATTTAGCTTGTGCATGTGATAATGGTTTACAGTATAACACCACTACCTGTCTTACTAATCAACCAGTGGTTAGGGATGAGCATGTTGTTCCTGGACGATCATTCAATATTTCAGTTATAACTCTTGATGTAAGTGGTTCAGTGGGAAAAGCAAATCGTCTTTTTAGTCAAGTTTATTGCTACCATCAGACGGATGGACTTTTGGCACTGGCTAAAAATCAGTATTCAAGACCATTGACGGTGGTTAACAACACTTGTGCTGATGTAGAGTTTACAGTGTACTTGACAAGTCCAACAATACCACCAAATGGAACACTAGAAATATCACTGACTGAAAGACAGCATAGTTCAACAGTGTATTTTCATTTAGACAATTGTTCTATGGGTTTTCATTTACGTCATATTGGTGGCTCTGATACATTTGGATGTGTTTGTGATGATTTCTTTACCACAAAAGAACTTCAAGGTAAATTCCAATGTGATGCTTCTACTGGTAACATAACACGTCTTAGTGAACAATCTTGGTTGTCAGTATATGATGGTGACTTGGAATATGTTAAGATATGTTCACCAACTTATTGTCATGATCGATTGTTATCATTTGACGTCAGTGAAGCTGATGTACTGTGTACCAATCATCATTCAGGACGAGCATGTGGTGGATGTGTTGATGACTTCAGTAGAGTGTTTGGTTCTGACACTTGTAAGAAGTGTAATAACATTTGGTTGATTACAATACTGCTGTATGTTGTTCTGGGGCTGGTACTAATATTTCTATTGTTCCTACTGAAATTAACAGTTGCTCTTGGATTGATCAATGGACTGATATTCTTTTGTAATGTGATGAGCATAAATGAACAACTTTTCTTTAACGCAGAAATTTCAAAGTATTCATTTTTACGGATGTTTATTTCACTAATAAATCTGGATTTAGGAATTGAGATATGTTTTTATGATGGGATGTCTCAGCTTGCTAAAACAGGACTGCAGTTTGTGTTTCCAATATACCTGTGGTTGTTGATAGTCACTATTATCTACATTGGTAAACATAATGTTTGTAATAAAAACTTATCATCTCGCTCACCCATTTCAGTGCTTTCTACTCTAATTTTGCTCTCCTATTTAAAAATCCTTCGTACAACAGTCAGTGTTTTTTCATTTGACGAAGTCTCATCATCAACTGGTGACTCCATTCATGTTTGGCTACCTGATCCAAATGTGAAATATTTAACTGGAGTTCACATAGTTCTGTTTGTGATAGCATTTTTGTTTCTGCTGTTCTTCATACTACCATTTGTCATCTGTTTCATCTTTCCACGTCTAGTTTTGAGATCAAAAAGACTAAGTTATTTCTTTCCAATGTTGGACTGTTTCCTTGCACCATACAAACACAAATATCGATTCTGGTTTGGGTTACGTGCGTTAGTGTTACTATACCTGTCAGCCATGGAAGCTGTCATCTTCTCATCCAGAGAAGCATTACTACTATCAAGTATTGCTGTTGTTGGGTTCTTTGCTTTACTACAAGCATATGTCCATCCTTTTAAGGAcaaactggtagatgctattgACCTAATCTTCATGGGTGTTTTCCTACTACTGGCTGCAGTTACCTTGTACCTTTACCCTAGTGAGAATGGCTTTGAAGAAGTCAACATAGCAGTTACAGTTCTTGGTTATGTGGGTTTTATCTTGTTCCTGGTAGTGATTGCTTACCATGTTTACCATAAGACCAGACATGCTAAGTGGAATGTTTATTTGACCGAGTATTTCCAAAAGAGGGTAAACAAGCAATACAAGCGACACAGCATAATATCATTGTCTGGCAGCTTAGGTAATGACTCCACTTATCATAGTGATCATCGTTACAGTGAGATAAATACTATCCCTAAAAGTGCAAGGTTTCAAGAATCTTTCCTTGAGGAGATGTAG
- the LOC136245628 gene encoding uncharacterized protein isoform X2 has translation MAGNGAGEGTGQIMDRTPTSLVQLKRCVAFRIADRWHDIGIQLKFGVEELDQIDKNNQSPKVEECCKAMLYSWKRRTTGVMAKELIDAIEEAGNAAYASQLTQVNQERLLDLTFLESDVVPRIATEWFDVGLYLDIPEYDLSNIKHLSNPCGSKCIDMLGRWLRRNPNHPDNFFRPTWRNMYNAMIAIDYVRPAEELKEDLMNLNGI, from the exons GCCAGATTATGGACAGGACTCCAACAAGCCTGGTTCAACTAAAACGATGCGTTGCTTTTAGGATTGCAGATCGGTGGCATGATATTGGCATTCAGTTAAAGTTTGGAGTTGAGGAGTTGGACCAAATTGATAAAAATAATCAGTCTCCAAAAGTTGAGGAGTGTTGTAAGGCAATGCTGTACTCATGGAAGAGAAGAACTACGGGAGTCATGGCTAAAGAATTGATCGATGCTATTGAAGAGGCTGGAAACGCTGCTTATGCTTCACAGTTAACACAAG TAAATCAAGAAAGATTGTTGGATCTCACATTTCTTGAGAGTGATGTTGTGCCTAGGATAGCTACTGAGTGGTTCGACGTTGGCCTCTATCTTGATATTCCAGAGTATGATCTAAGCAATATCAAACACCTTAGTAATCCATGTGGCAGCAAGTGTATTGACATGTTAGGTAGATGGTTAAGAAGGAACCCCAATCACCCTGATAATTTTTTTCGTCCAACGTGGAGAAACATGTATAATGCTATGATAGCTATAGACTATGTAAGACCAGCAGAAGAATTGAAGGAGGACTTGATGAACTTGAATGGCATTTAA
- the LOC136245628 gene encoding uncharacterized protein isoform X3 encodes MGDMGGQGQIMDRTPTSLVQLKRCVAFRIADRWHDIGIQLKFGVEELDQIDKNNQSPKVEECCKAMLYSWKRRTTGVMAKELIDAIEEAGNAAYASQLTQVNQERLLDLTFLESDVVPRIATEWFDVGLYLDIPEYDLSNIKHLSNPCGSKCIDMLGRWLRRNPNHPDNFFRPTWRNMYNAMIAIDYVRPAEELKEDLMNLNGI; translated from the exons ATGGGAGACATGGGAGGACAAG GCCAGATTATGGACAGGACTCCAACAAGCCTGGTTCAACTAAAACGATGCGTTGCTTTTAGGATTGCAGATCGGTGGCATGATATTGGCATTCAGTTAAAGTTTGGAGTTGAGGAGTTGGACCAAATTGATAAAAATAATCAGTCTCCAAAAGTTGAGGAGTGTTGTAAGGCAATGCTGTACTCATGGAAGAGAAGAACTACGGGAGTCATGGCTAAAGAATTGATCGATGCTATTGAAGAGGCTGGAAACGCTGCTTATGCTTCACAGTTAACACAAG TAAATCAAGAAAGATTGTTGGATCTCACATTTCTTGAGAGTGATGTTGTGCCTAGGATAGCTACTGAGTGGTTCGACGTTGGCCTCTATCTTGATATTCCAGAGTATGATCTAAGCAATATCAAACACCTTAGTAATCCATGTGGCAGCAAGTGTATTGACATGTTAGGTAGATGGTTAAGAAGGAACCCCAATCACCCTGATAATTTTTTTCGTCCAACGTGGAGAAACATGTATAATGCTATGATAGCTATAGACTATGTAAGACCAGCAGAAGAATTGAAGGAGGACTTGATGAACTTGAATGGCATTTAA
- the LOC136245628 gene encoding uncharacterized protein isoform X5 codes for MDESQIMDRTPTSLVQLKRCVAFRIADRWHDIGIQLKFGVEELDQIDKNNQSPKVEECCKAMLYSWKRRTTGVMAKELIDAIEEAGNAAYASQLTQVNQERLLDLTFLESDVVPRIATEWFDVGLYLDIPEYDLSNIKHLSNPCGSKCIDMLGRWLRRNPNHPDNFFRPTWRNMYNAMIAIDYVRPAEELKEDLMNLNGI; via the exons ATGGATGAAA GCCAGATTATGGACAGGACTCCAACAAGCCTGGTTCAACTAAAACGATGCGTTGCTTTTAGGATTGCAGATCGGTGGCATGATATTGGCATTCAGTTAAAGTTTGGAGTTGAGGAGTTGGACCAAATTGATAAAAATAATCAGTCTCCAAAAGTTGAGGAGTGTTGTAAGGCAATGCTGTACTCATGGAAGAGAAGAACTACGGGAGTCATGGCTAAAGAATTGATCGATGCTATTGAAGAGGCTGGAAACGCTGCTTATGCTTCACAGTTAACACAAG TAAATCAAGAAAGATTGTTGGATCTCACATTTCTTGAGAGTGATGTTGTGCCTAGGATAGCTACTGAGTGGTTCGACGTTGGCCTCTATCTTGATATTCCAGAGTATGATCTAAGCAATATCAAACACCTTAGTAATCCATGTGGCAGCAAGTGTATTGACATGTTAGGTAGATGGTTAAGAAGGAACCCCAATCACCCTGATAATTTTTTTCGTCCAACGTGGAGAAACATGTATAATGCTATGATAGCTATAGACTATGTAAGACCAGCAGAAGAATTGAAGGAGGACTTGATGAACTTGAATGGCATTTAA